The candidate division KSB1 bacterium genome contains a region encoding:
- a CDS encoding nucleotidyltransferase domain-containing protein has translation MMNSTEHVHNVIPLLVERIKEKYQPDKVILFGSYAYGEPNASSDVDLLIIKETDKAFYKRWAEVCRMVSDLRHRIPFSPFVLTPKEWQSRLDRRDPFIKEILAKGKVLYAQQRITRAA, from the coding sequence ATGATGAACTCAACGGAACATGTTCACAATGTCATTCCGCTTCTTGTGGAAAGAATCAAAGAGAAGTATCAGCCGGACAAGGTCATTCTCTTTGGCTCGTATGCCTATGGTGAACCGAATGCGAGCAGCGACGTTGATCTCCTGATCATTAAAGAGACGGATAAGGCCTTTTATAAACGCTGGGCTGAAGTTTGCCGTATGGTTTCTGACCTGCGTCACCGTATTCCTTTCTCACCGTTTGTTTTGACGCCGAAAGAATGGCAATCCCGATTGGATAGGCGCGATCCATTTATCAAAGAAATTCTTGCGAAAGGAAAAGTTCTTTATGCCCAGCAAAGAATCACTCGTGCCGCATGA
- a CDS encoding aryl-sulfate sulfotransferase, with protein sequence MGAFIFTACSHDSPVDPNGSAILPTFTKLSANGNVYNVLSAIVSVHTRDAAAVSVEFGDDSLFKRHTPVVPVNGDSARLPVLGLETNRSYAMRVVAISRTGHQAKSTPFSFNTQKLPDDLPRLSVLSSRSPADDFVLLGFTGSEFANKFYALILDNSGRVVWYRRFPSAIADFQKQANGRYTVFSSDDGSPLHFYELDVLGSITRKFRAVNGSDTGPHELRLLDDSYCLFGIQFHEMNLSALGGAQNARNRCTVVEYHRGSAQALLWNPLEHFQVTDAAPHVSVSALNINPWHGNAIEIDRDGNLLVSFRNSDEITKINSRTGEIIWRLRGKKNQFTFVNDPLRGFSHQHGIRRLQNGNVILFDNGNLHSPPESRAVEL encoded by the coding sequence ATGGGCGCATTTATCTTCACCGCCTGTAGTCACGACTCGCCGGTCGATCCGAACGGATCGGCAATTCTTCCAACTTTTACAAAACTCAGCGCCAATGGCAACGTGTATAACGTGTTGAGCGCGATTGTAAGCGTTCACACGCGCGATGCCGCTGCAGTGTCTGTTGAGTTTGGAGACGATTCGCTTTTCAAACGACACACGCCGGTCGTGCCGGTGAATGGAGATTCTGCCCGCCTTCCGGTTCTCGGCTTGGAGACGAACCGGTCTTATGCGATGCGCGTCGTGGCGATTTCGCGCACCGGCCATCAAGCCAAAAGCACGCCCTTTTCTTTCAACACGCAAAAGCTTCCGGACGATTTGCCGCGCCTTTCGGTTTTATCCAGCCGTTCACCGGCTGATGATTTCGTCCTGTTGGGATTTACCGGCTCTGAGTTTGCGAACAAATTTTATGCGCTCATCCTCGACAATAGCGGGAGAGTCGTGTGGTACAGGAGATTTCCGAGCGCCATTGCCGATTTCCAAAAACAGGCAAACGGACGTTATACCGTTTTTTCATCTGACGATGGATCGCCATTGCATTTTTATGAGTTGGATGTCTTGGGAAGCATCACGCGGAAATTTCGCGCTGTCAATGGAAGTGATACCGGCCCGCACGAATTGCGGCTGCTCGACGACAGCTACTGCCTCTTTGGCATTCAATTTCATGAGATGAATCTTTCCGCTCTTGGCGGCGCGCAAAATGCCCGCAACCGCTGCACGGTTGTTGAATACCATCGCGGCAGCGCCCAAGCTTTGCTGTGGAATCCCCTCGAACATTTTCAAGTCACCGACGCCGCCCCGCACGTTTCGGTGTCTGCTCTCAACATCAACCCCTGGCATGGTAACGCCATCGAAATTGATCGCGACGGCAATTTGCTCGTTTCATTTCGCAACAGCGACGAGATTACCAAAATCAATTCGCGCACCGGAGAGATTATTTGGCGATTGCGTGGCAAGAAAAATCAGTTCACCTTTGTCAACGATCCTTTGCGAGGCTTTTCCCACCAGCACGGCATTCGACGCTTGCAAAATGGCAATGTCATTCTCTTCGACAACGGCAATTTGCACTCGCCGCCGGAAAGCCGCGCCGTTGAATTATGA
- a CDS encoding HEPN domain-containing protein: MPSKESLVPHDWFRKADADVQTVEILLAHGGNLEVAAMHIQQTVEKYLKGYLLSTGWELDRIHDLPVLLDEAVTRSAAFDQFREFCETVNAFYFEARYPFMVEPPPEEEVRSFLERTKQFIEFVLAELSSSQQQLKNPDEGEKVE, from the coding sequence ATGCCCAGCAAAGAATCACTCGTGCCGCATGATTGGTTTCGTAAAGCCGACGCGGACGTGCAAACGGTTGAAATTCTTCTCGCTCATGGCGGTAATTTGGAAGTAGCCGCCATGCACATTCAACAGACGGTTGAAAAATATCTCAAAGGTTATCTGCTTTCTACCGGATGGGAATTAGATCGCATCCATGATCTGCCTGTATTGTTGGACGAGGCTGTGACTCGCAGCGCCGCTTTCGATCAGTTCCGTGAATTTTGTGAAACTGTCAACGCCTTTTACTTCGAGGCGCGTTATCCTTTCATGGTTGAGCCGCCACCGGAAGAAGAAGTGAGAAGCTTCTTGGAGCGAACCAAACAGTTCATCGAGTTTGTTCTAGCTGAACTTTCAAGTTCGCAGCAGCAACTGAAAAATCCGGATGAAGGCGAAAAAGTTGAATGA
- a CDS encoding molybdenum cofactor biosynthesis protein MoaE: protein MIKLTDQPINPADILAQVGDDGTGGVVLFLGQTRDNSRGEKVSALEYEAYESLALKQMEKIAAEAKKRWPVRALAIVHRTGHLQIGEISVAIAVACAHRGEAFEACRFAIDTLKKTVPIWKKEFRPDGSFWVEGVPIENS, encoded by the coding sequence ATGATCAAACTTACCGATCAACCCATCAACCCCGCAGATATCCTCGCCCAAGTCGGCGACGACGGTACCGGCGGCGTCGTGCTCTTTCTCGGCCAAACGCGGGATAATTCGCGTGGCGAAAAAGTGAGCGCTCTCGAGTATGAGGCTTACGAGAGCCTGGCGTTGAAGCAAATGGAAAAAATCGCCGCCGAAGCCAAAAAACGCTGGCCGGTTCGCGCGCTGGCGATCGTGCATCGCACCGGCCATCTCCAAATCGGCGAAATCAGCGTCGCCATCGCCGTCGCCTGCGCCCACCGCGGCGAAGCGTTTGAAGCGTGCCGCTTTGCGATTGACACACTAAAGAAAACTGTGCCGATCTGGAAAAAAGAATTCCGTCCGGATGGAAGCTTTTGGGTGGAGGGGGTGCCGATAGAAAATTCTTGA
- a CDS encoding MTH1187 family thiamine-binding protein: protein MMVEFSILPIGEESHISKYIAAAVKVVHESGMEYRLTPMGTILIGEWDPAMAVVRKCHEAVRQMSDRVMTKIKIDDFKDGERLPEDKIKSVENLLGFVVKK from the coding sequence ATGATGGTCGAATTCAGCATCCTGCCCATCGGTGAAGAATCCCACATTAGCAAATACATCGCCGCAGCGGTGAAAGTTGTCCACGAGAGCGGCATGGAATATCGCTTGACCCCAATGGGAACGATTTTAATTGGAGAATGGGACCCAGCGATGGCCGTCGTCCGCAAATGCCATGAAGCCGTGCGGCAAATGTCGGATCGTGTGATGACCAAAATTAAAATCGACGATTTCAAAGACGGCGAACGTTTGCCGGAGGACAAGATCAAGTCGGTGGAAAATTTGCTCGGTTTTGTCGTTAAAAAATAG
- a CDS encoding ATP-binding protein, producing the protein MPFFNREQELEFLNNKYREPGSQLIVIYGKRRVGKTELVKQFFEDKPHLYFLADKLPEPVQLVDLAGKVGGHFRDPLLAERGFGRWEQFFAYLKTKTVGKRLTIIIDEFPYLVESNPAVPSLFQKGWDEYLKDTRVFLILLGSSISMMESQVLGQKAPLYGRRTGQLNVQPFSFRELAAMFPKKNFEERLSYWSVLGGIPLYLSRFDPKWRFFENIRRFMLSKGELLYEEVEFILREELKEPRNYFSILRAIALGKRKMAEIVNETGLPQNVLSKYLSVLRDLRIVTKEIPVTELQPEKSKQGLYSITDNFFKFWFRFIFLNKSLLEEGQTDFVLKKIRNAFPKFLSMAYEEILPEVLKHAIQESHVPLYFPHAGRWWQGNQEIDLVALNPEEKMILFGEAKWTTKPVGTNVFEELVAKSELVEWQKKKRKPYFALFSKRGFTPAMLKLAKERGVFLFHGEKPTNL; encoded by the coding sequence GTGCCTTTTTTTAACCGCGAGCAAGAGCTCGAATTTCTCAACAACAAATATCGCGAGCCCGGTTCGCAGCTCATCGTGATCTACGGCAAGCGCCGCGTCGGCAAGACCGAGCTCGTCAAACAGTTTTTTGAAGATAAACCGCATTTATATTTTCTCGCCGACAAGCTGCCAGAGCCGGTTCAACTCGTCGATTTGGCAGGAAAAGTCGGCGGGCATTTTCGCGACCCGCTGCTGGCCGAACGCGGTTTTGGCCGATGGGAGCAATTCTTTGCCTATCTGAAAACCAAAACGGTTGGCAAAAGGCTGACGATCATCATTGATGAATTTCCCTATTTGGTCGAAAGCAATCCCGCTGTTCCCTCTTTATTTCAAAAAGGTTGGGACGAGTATTTAAAGGATACACGTGTCTTTCTGATTTTGCTCGGATCGAGCATTTCGATGATGGAAAGCCAGGTCCTCGGCCAGAAGGCGCCGCTTTATGGCCGGCGCACCGGCCAATTGAACGTCCAACCCTTTTCCTTTCGCGAACTCGCGGCGATGTTTCCGAAGAAAAACTTTGAAGAGCGGCTTTCCTATTGGAGTGTGCTCGGTGGTATACCTTTATATCTTTCAAGGTTTGATCCCAAGTGGCGCTTCTTCGAGAATATTCGCCGATTTATGTTGAGCAAGGGCGAGCTGCTCTATGAAGAGGTGGAGTTCATTCTCCGCGAGGAACTCAAGGAGCCGCGCAACTATTTTTCCATTCTGCGCGCCATCGCTCTGGGCAAACGCAAAATGGCGGAAATCGTCAATGAAACGGGATTGCCCCAAAACGTCCTCAGCAAATATCTTTCCGTTCTCCGTGATTTGCGCATCGTAACAAAAGAAATTCCTGTCACTGAGCTGCAGCCCGAGAAAAGCAAGCAGGGGCTTTACTCCATCACCGACAACTTTTTCAAGTTCTGGTTCCGCTTCATCTTTCTGAACAAGAGTCTTTTGGAAGAAGGGCAAACGGATTTTGTGCTCAAAAAAATTCGGAACGCGTTTCCAAAGTTTTTATCGATGGCTTACGAAGAAATCCTTCCCGAGGTTTTAAAACACGCCATCCAAGAATCACATGTGCCGCTCTATTTTCCGCACGCCGGACGTTGGTGGCAGGGCAATCAGGAGATCGACTTGGTCGCTTTAAATCCGGAGGAAAAAATGATTTTGTTTGGCGAAGCCAAGTGGACAACGAAGCCGGTGGGCACGAATGTCTTTGAAGAACTGGTTGCCAAAAGCGAGCTGGTTGAATGGCAGAAGAAAAAGCGAAAGCCGTATTTTGCCTTATTCAGCAAAAGAGGCTTTACCCCCGCCATGCTAAAATTAGCCAAAGAACGAGGAGTGTTTCTTTTTCATGGAGAAAAGCCAACGAATTTATAA
- the queG gene encoding tRNA epoxyqueuosine(34) reductase QueG, translated as MKTSVASLTERIKSFARDLGCELVGVAPLAQLQELGFYPQWLQEGHAGEMHYMERQLPARLDPRQILPEAQSVIVIGIVYHTPHPLSTEIKDSRRGWISRYAWGDDYHDILREKLAALHKFLEQEVGPDYKGRYYVDTGPVLDRVFAKYAGLGWFGKNTNLINQRLGSWFFIGELITNLVLEFDAPPPDRCGTCRRCLDACPTDAFVAPYVLDAQRCISYLTIELRGEIPEALRPQMGQHVFGCDICQDVCPWNRKAAVASSSAFAPRPEMVAPKLDRLAELDEEAFRATFRRSPVKRAKWRGFMRNVLVAIGNSGVREYIPIVAKFLQHPDELLREHGRWAYEKLRQTSPHFRKEKNDEKAHKQPAENSHFTAAKRRFFSKSFSAAAYF; from the coding sequence ATGAAAACTTCCGTCGCCTCACTTACTGAACGCATCAAATCCTTCGCTCGCGACTTGGGCTGTGAGCTGGTTGGCGTCGCACCACTCGCCCAATTGCAAGAGCTTGGGTTTTATCCGCAATGGCTGCAAGAGGGCCACGCCGGCGAGATGCATTATATGGAGCGGCAGTTGCCCGCGCGCCTCGATCCGCGGCAAATTTTGCCCGAAGCGCAGTCGGTGATTGTCATCGGTATCGTTTATCATACGCCGCATCCTTTATCGACAGAAATTAAAGATTCGCGGCGCGGCTGGATTTCGCGTTATGCGTGGGGCGATGATTATCACGATATCCTGCGCGAGAAATTGGCAGCGCTACACAAATTTCTCGAACAGGAGGTAGGGCCGGATTACAAAGGGCGCTATTACGTTGACACCGGCCCGGTGCTCGACCGTGTGTTTGCCAAATATGCCGGACTCGGCTGGTTCGGCAAAAATACCAACTTGATCAACCAGCGCCTCGGCAGTTGGTTTTTCATCGGTGAGCTGATCACCAACCTCGTGCTCGAATTTGATGCGCCGCCACCGGATCGCTGCGGCACGTGCCGGCGTTGCCTCGATGCGTGTCCGACCGACGCTTTCGTCGCGCCGTATGTGCTCGACGCGCAGCGCTGCATTTCATATTTGACCATCGAGCTGCGCGGCGAAATTCCCGAAGCGCTGCGGCCGCAAATGGGCCAGCACGTTTTCGGCTGCGACATTTGCCAGGATGTTTGCCCGTGGAATCGCAAAGCTGCCGTTGCCAGCAGCTCGGCTTTCGCGCCGCGCCCGGAGATGGTGGCGCCGAAACTGGATCGACTGGCTGAGTTGGATGAAGAAGCCTTTCGCGCCACATTCCGCCGCTCACCGGTGAAGCGCGCGAAGTGGCGTGGCTTCATGCGCAATGTGTTGGTCGCCATCGGCAACAGCGGCGTGAGAGAGTATATACCCATCGTTGCAAAATTTTTGCAGCATCCTGATGAATTGCTGCGAGAACATGGGCGTTGGGCTTATGAAAAGCTAAGACAAACCTCGCCTCATTTCAGGAAGGAGAAGAATGATGAAAAAGCGCACAAACAGCCTGCGGAAAATTCCCATTTTACCGCTGCCAAACGTCGTTTTTTTTCCAAAAGTTTTTCTGCCGCTGCATATTTTTGA
- a CDS encoding type II toxin-antitoxin system VapC family toxin, with protein MNYYVLDTDHLSILQRRSEPAFSKLSAKLSRYSPDLIFVTIVSFQEQFQGWMARINQVASVAELIFAYREMERLIQYFGTTQILPYDQKAADIAENLKHQRIRIGTLDLRIASIVLSENAILLTRNQRDFGKVPNLRIEDWTL; from the coding sequence ATGAATTATTATGTTTTGGATACAGATCATCTCAGTATTCTCCAGCGACGTTCTGAACCCGCATTCAGCAAGTTGTCTGCAAAATTGTCGCGCTATTCTCCCGATCTCATCTTTGTTACAATTGTTAGTTTCCAAGAACAATTCCAAGGCTGGATGGCGCGTATCAATCAAGTTGCTTCTGTGGCAGAATTGATATTTGCCTACCGTGAGATGGAGCGACTGATTCAGTATTTCGGTACAACTCAAATTCTTCCCTATGACCAGAAAGCCGCTGATATAGCGGAAAACCTGAAACACCAACGCATTCGTATCGGAACTTTAGATTTGAGGATTGCAAGTATTGTTTTGTCGGAAAACGCAATTTTACTCACTCGGAATCAGCGGGATTTTGGCAAGGTACCCAATTTGCGAATTGAAGATTGGACGTTGTAG
- a CDS encoding BrnA antitoxin family protein: MSENNDTQVTSISKARTLEEIAEFWDTHSLADYWDQTREVEFEVRAKRRRRVMLDPDIFTRIESQARVRGILPETLVNLWLAERLQAAP, translated from the coding sequence ATGAGCGAAAATAATGACACACAAGTCACCAGTATTTCGAAGGCACGCACGCTGGAAGAAATTGCCGAATTTTGGGATACCCATAGCCTGGCCGACTACTGGGACCAGACTCGCGAAGTTGAGTTCGAGGTCAGAGCCAAACGCAGAAGGCGCGTGATGCTTGATCCAGACATCTTCACTCGAATTGAGTCGCAGGCTCGCGTGCGAGGTATTTTGCCGGAGACATTGGTTAATCTCTGGTTAGCTGAACGATTACAAGCGGCACCGTAG
- a CDS encoding BrnT family toxin, whose translation MVVEHHVSQDEAEEIFFNKPKYRFVELGHRPNEDVYSASGQTDAGRYLIVFFILKPSNTALILSARDMDDKERRRYERK comes from the coding sequence ATCGTCGTCGAGCATCACGTCTCTCAAGACGAGGCAGAAGAGATATTTTTCAATAAGCCAAAATATCGTTTTGTCGAATTAGGGCATAGGCCAAATGAAGATGTATACTCGGCCAGTGGACAGACAGACGCCGGCCGCTATTTGATCGTGTTTTTCATTCTCAAGCCATCGAACACCGCGTTGATTTTGAGCGCACGCGATATGGACGACAAAGAACGGAGACGTTATGAGCGAAAATAA
- a CDS encoding MoaD/ThiS family protein, which translates to MQITIQLFAILREFAGASQLRLEAPSGTTALQAAQLLAERFPKIRGHLGTLSFAINGEIVPAQTVLLDSCELALLPPVSGG; encoded by the coding sequence ATGCAAATTACCATACAACTTTTTGCCATCCTGCGAGAGTTCGCCGGCGCCAGCCAATTGCGTTTGGAAGCACCTTCCGGAACAACGGCGCTGCAAGCCGCTCAACTTTTGGCTGAACGCTTTCCTAAAATTCGCGGCCATCTCGGCACGCTCTCGTTTGCGATCAACGGCGAAATCGTTCCGGCGCAAACCGTATTACTGGATTCGTGCGAATTGGCACTATTGCCGCCGGTAAGCGGTGGTTAG
- a CDS encoding LON peptidase substrate-binding domain-containing protein — protein MKKRTNSLRKIPILPLPNVVFFPKVFLPLHIFEDRYKAMIIDALRGSQKIGMILLQEGWERDYFGAPPVYQIGCIGKIEAHEKLPQGRFNILLRGLHRFEIVDFVQHEPYRVARVRLLDDDPFLLETDQQMSERKAFLNQFLRYLNEVLGIELEEQKLDRATSLESVVNQVAATIDIPITQKQQLLEMPGVAKRYGIIRGIIDQRLHHAEKLRNVVRQIKFVPDDPSLN, from the coding sequence ATGAAAAAGCGCACAAACAGCCTGCGGAAAATTCCCATTTTACCGCTGCCAAACGTCGTTTTTTTTCCAAAAGTTTTTCTGCCGCTGCATATTTTTGAAGATCGCTACAAAGCAATGATCATCGACGCCCTGCGCGGCAGCCAGAAAATCGGTATGATCTTGTTGCAAGAGGGCTGGGAACGCGATTATTTTGGCGCGCCGCCGGTGTATCAAATCGGCTGCATCGGCAAAATCGAAGCCCACGAAAAATTGCCGCAAGGCCGCTTCAATATTTTGCTGCGTGGGCTGCACCGCTTCGAGATCGTCGATTTCGTGCAGCACGAGCCGTATCGCGTCGCACGCGTCCGGTTGCTGGATGACGATCCGTTTCTCCTGGAAACCGACCAGCAGATGTCCGAGCGCAAGGCTTTTCTCAATCAATTCCTGCGTTATCTGAATGAAGTGCTCGGCATCGAGCTGGAAGAACAAAAGCTGGATCGCGCCACCTCGCTCGAATCCGTCGTCAACCAGGTCGCGGCCACCATCGACATTCCAATCACGCAAAAACAGCAACTGCTGGAAATGCCCGGCGTCGCCAAGCGCTACGGCATCATCCGCGGCATCATCGATCAGCGCCTGCATCACGCCGAAAAACTCCGCAACGTCGTGCGCCAAATTAAATTTGTGCCGGATGATCCCAGTTTGAATTAG
- a CDS encoding MarC family protein codes for MLTFTLNAFVAVLVIVDPLGNVPIFASLLNHYSPPERQAMIRRACLVGVTILILFTLMGGAILKVFGITIGAFRIAGGLILFGIAMSMLSAQKSRVRITPGEEVEAQGKDDISIVPLAIPLISGPGAIATVMALQTQADSYLKTGIIILAILTAGVISYFTYRYASTFLVKIGETGLNIMTRLLGLILAVMAVQFVINGIRDSFPEIFQ; via the coding sequence ATGCTCACTTTCACCTTGAACGCTTTCGTTGCGGTGCTGGTGATTGTCGATCCGCTCGGCAACGTGCCGATTTTTGCCAGCCTGCTGAATCACTATTCTCCGCCAGAGCGCCAGGCCATGATTCGCCGCGCCTGCCTGGTTGGCGTGACCATTCTCATTTTATTCACGCTCATGGGCGGCGCGATTTTAAAAGTCTTCGGCATCACCATCGGCGCCTTTCGCATCGCCGGCGGCTTGATTCTTTTCGGCATTGCCATGAGCATGCTTTCGGCGCAGAAATCCCGCGTGCGCATCACCCCCGGCGAAGAGGTGGAAGCGCAGGGCAAAGACGACATTTCCATCGTGCCGCTGGCCATTCCGCTGATCAGCGGGCCTGGCGCCATTGCAACGGTCATGGCCTTGCAAACTCAGGCCGACAGTTATTTGAAAACCGGCATCATCATTCTCGCTATTCTTACCGCCGGCGTGATTTCTTACTTCACGTACCGGTACGCCAGCACCTTTCTGGTGAAAATCGGCGAGACCGGCCTGAACATCATGACGCGCCTGCTCGGCCTCATCCTCGCCGTCATGGCAGTGCAGTTTGTCATCAACGGCATTCGGGATTCGTTTCCGGAGATATTTCAATGA
- a CDS encoding amidohydrolase: protein MQSRRYHVVHLFFFFLVLPFWPSFAGGLKKKSAAVASIEKHQPELIQLSDQIWAFAETALKETKSSKLLADYAEQQGFKVERGVAGMPTAFVATYGEGKPIIGVLGEFDALPGISQKASPVKEAYEAGAAGHGCGHNLFGAGSLGAAVAIKELIAAGKLKGTIRFYGTPAEESIGGKIYMARDGLFNDLDVCLAWHPDEKTKADVQSSQALVDFIVEFHGKAAHAAFDPWNGRSAVDGLELFTHGLNMLREHVKPSVRIHYTIQKGGDVPNVIPEYAKIWCWVRDSKRTGVEEVLARVREIAKGAAMMAGVESKLTIQTGDYEMLVNMAGAKLLQANLEWLGPIKYTEEEQNFARAIQRATGVEEKGLNGAIQPLEEPKPDPPGGSTDVADVSWIVPTLHVSVTTAAEGAPWHAWPVVACGGMSIGHKGMLHAAKVLAATMVDLFDDVKTREAIKAEFKEKTKGHVYKPYIPDGPPPVTTN, encoded by the coding sequence ATGCAATCGCGTCGCTATCATGTCGTCCATTTATTTTTCTTTTTTCTCGTTTTACCTTTTTGGCCTTCCTTTGCTGGCGGTCTCAAGAAAAAATCCGCCGCCGTTGCTTCCATCGAAAAACACCAACCCGAACTCATCCAACTCAGCGACCAAATCTGGGCCTTCGCCGAAACGGCGTTAAAAGAAACGAAATCATCGAAACTCCTCGCGGATTACGCCGAACAACAAGGCTTCAAAGTCGAACGCGGCGTTGCCGGCATGCCAACGGCATTTGTTGCCACTTACGGCGAAGGCAAGCCGATCATTGGCGTTCTCGGTGAGTTCGATGCGTTACCAGGCATTTCGCAAAAAGCTTCGCCCGTAAAAGAAGCTTACGAAGCAGGTGCAGCGGGCCATGGTTGCGGGCATAATCTCTTCGGCGCGGGCAGTCTCGGTGCGGCGGTTGCGATCAAAGAACTAATTGCCGCCGGCAAGCTCAAGGGCACGATTCGATTTTATGGCACGCCGGCGGAAGAATCCATCGGCGGCAAAATCTACATGGCGCGCGATGGGCTGTTCAACGATCTCGACGTGTGCCTCGCATGGCATCCCGATGAGAAGACAAAAGCGGACGTGCAAAGCTCGCAGGCGCTGGTTGATTTTATCGTCGAGTTTCACGGCAAAGCCGCGCATGCAGCATTCGATCCGTGGAATGGCCGCAGCGCGGTGGATGGGCTTGAACTCTTCACGCACGGCCTCAATATGTTGCGCGAGCACGTGAAGCCCTCGGTGCGCATTCATTACACGATTCAAAAAGGCGGGGACGTGCCGAATGTGATTCCCGAGTACGCCAAAATCTGGTGCTGGGTGCGTGACTCCAAACGCACCGGCGTCGAAGAAGTTTTGGCGCGCGTGCGCGAGATCGCCAAAGGCGCCGCGATGATGGCCGGCGTCGAATCGAAGCTCACGATTCAAACCGGCGATTACGAAATGCTCGTCAACATGGCCGGCGCGAAATTGCTGCAAGCGAATCTCGAATGGCTTGGCCCGATTAAATACACCGAAGAAGAACAAAATTTCGCTCGTGCCATTCAACGCGCAACGGGTGTTGAGGAGAAAGGCCTCAACGGCGCGATTCAACCGCTCGAAGAGCCGAAGCCCGATCCGCCCGGCGGCTCCACGGACGTAGCCGATGTGAGTTGGATCGTACCGACGTTGCACGTCTCCGTCACAACCGCCGCCGAAGGCGCGCCGTGGCATGCGTGGCCGGTTGTGGCGTGCGGCGGCATGTCCATTGGTCACAAAGGCATGTTGCACGCCGCCAAAGTTCTTGCTGCTACAATGGTGGATTTGTTTGATGACGTCAAAACGCGCGAGGCGATTAAAGCCGAGTTTAAAGAGAAGACGAAAGGCCATGTTTACAAACCGTATATTCCCGACGGCCCGCCGCCGGTAACAACGAATTGA
- a CDS encoding VOC family protein — MFKIDHIDHVALAVKDLKRSRQWYQEVLGLERRYAEVWGEVPTMMCAGNTCIALFPTKTQEPKPAPDDDTIAMRHLAFRVSRKNFEQAQIELHRRGIPFEFEDHDISHSIYFSDPDGHRLELTTYEL; from the coding sequence ATGTTTAAAATCGATCACATCGACCACGTGGCGCTGGCGGTGAAAGACCTCAAGCGCTCGAGGCAATGGTATCAAGAAGTGTTGGGGTTGGAACGGCGCTACGCAGAGGTATGGGGTGAGGTGCCGACCATGATGTGTGCAGGAAATACTTGCATCGCACTCTTTCCCACCAAAACGCAGGAACCCAAGCCGGCGCCGGATGACGACACGATTGCGATGCGGCACCTGGCGTTTCGCGTCAGTCGAAAAAATTTCGAGCAGGCGCAAATCGAGCTGCACCGGCGCGGCATTCCATTCGAATTCGAGGATCATGATATCTCGCACTCGATTTATTTCAGCGATCCGGACGGGCACCGGCTGGAGTTGACGACATACGAATTGTAA